The following coding sequences lie in one Oncorhynchus nerka isolate Pitt River linkage group LG14, Oner_Uvic_2.0, whole genome shotgun sequence genomic window:
- the zgc:136493 gene encoding putative 2-hydroxyacid dehydrogenase SE_1879 isoform X2 — translation MFHLIHRLKTPLLSFGGTRTISQRINMEKPCILATTFGAPGGIYKCFAPVVEKHFTIIPYETFLLDQKNLSEQVKAVFVWGVALNVDRGLMQSLPNLKVVVNGGVGVNHLDIPMINSFGVKVCNTPHVVDNATADIGMGLMLASARKIVEGHHYTLTHNNEDLPESSMGMDVSGATLGIIGMGRIGYKVARRAQAFDMKILYHNRNRRKEEERAVGAMYCANMEDLLQQSDFVMVVVNLSPATQKLIGAKELAMMKPTSTLINISRGLVVDQDALVEALQKKVIRAAALDVTYPEPLPIGHPLAALPNVIILPHIGTNSVETTQIMVEKMVTNALAVLGGNHPPDEVKV, via the exons ATGTTCCATTTGATACACAGATTGAAGACTCCACTGCTGTCATTTGGAGGAACGCGCACAATATCCCAACGG ATCAACATGGAGAAGCCCTGCATACTGGCCACTACCTTCGGAGCACCTGGAGGCATCTACAAATGCTTTGCACCTGTTGTGGAGAAACACTTCACCATTATCCCATATGAGACATTCCTGCTAGACCAGAAGAATCTGTCAGAACAGGTCAAAGCAGTGTTTGTATGGGGCGTTGCCCTGAACGTTGACAGAGGTCTGATGCAGTCTCTGCCTAACCTCAAGGTGGTGGTTAACGGAGGGGTGGGAGTGAACCATCTGGACATACCCATGATCAACAGCTTTGGGGTGAAGGTGTGCAACACCCCTCATGTTGTTGACAACGCCACTGCCGACATCGGGATGGGTTTGATGCTGGCGTCTGCAAGGAAGATCGTAgaag GTCACCATTACACCCTAACCCACAACAATGAGGACTTGCCAGAGAGCTCCATGGGTATGGACGTCAGCGGGGCCACCCTGGGCATCATCGGTATGGGGAGGATAGGATACAAGGTGGCCAGGAGGGCCCAGGCGTTTGATATGAAGATCCTCTATCATAACAGGAACCGCAG gaaagaggaagagagagcagtggGAGCGATGTACTGTGCCAACATGGAGGATCTGCTCCAGCAGTCCGACtttgtgatggtggtggtgaacCTGTCACCTGCCACCCAGAAACTGATCGGTGCCAAGGAACTAGCCATGATGAAACCTACCAGCACTCTCATCAACATCAGTAGAG GCCTCGTTGTAGACCAAGATGCGTTGGTGGAAGCCCTCCAGAAGAAAGTGATCCGAGCCGCTGCACTGGATGTGACTTATCCtgaacccctaccaat AGGCCACCCCCTTGCTGCTCTTCCAAACGTCATCATCCTGCCCCACATAGGGACCAACTCCGTTGAGACGACGCAGATAATGGTGGAGAAGATGGTGACCAACGCCCTGGCAGTACTAGGAGGGAACCATCCTCCTGATGAGGTCAAGGTGTAG
- the zgc:136493 gene encoding putative 2-hydroxyacid dehydrogenase SE_1879 isoform X1 translates to MFHLIHRLKTPLLSFGGTRTISQRINMEKPCILATTFGAPGGIYKCFAPVVEKHFTIIPYETFLLDQKNLSEQVKAVFVWGVALNVDRGLMQSLPNLKVVVNGGVGVNHLDIPMINSFGVKVCNTPHVVDNATADIGMGLMLASARKIVEGHHYTLTHNNEDLPESSMGMDVSGATLGIIGMGRIGYKVARRAQAFDMKILYHNRNRRWKEEERAVGAMYCANMEDLLQQSDFVMVVVNLSPATQKLIGAKELAMMKPTSTLINISRGLVVDQDALVEALQKKVIRAAALDVTYPEPLPIGHPLAALPNVIILPHIGTNSVETTQIMVEKMVTNALAVLGGNHPPDEVKV, encoded by the exons ATGTTCCATTTGATACACAGATTGAAGACTCCACTGCTGTCATTTGGAGGAACGCGCACAATATCCCAACGG ATCAACATGGAGAAGCCCTGCATACTGGCCACTACCTTCGGAGCACCTGGAGGCATCTACAAATGCTTTGCACCTGTTGTGGAGAAACACTTCACCATTATCCCATATGAGACATTCCTGCTAGACCAGAAGAATCTGTCAGAACAGGTCAAAGCAGTGTTTGTATGGGGCGTTGCCCTGAACGTTGACAGAGGTCTGATGCAGTCTCTGCCTAACCTCAAGGTGGTGGTTAACGGAGGGGTGGGAGTGAACCATCTGGACATACCCATGATCAACAGCTTTGGGGTGAAGGTGTGCAACACCCCTCATGTTGTTGACAACGCCACTGCCGACATCGGGATGGGTTTGATGCTGGCGTCTGCAAGGAAGATCGTAgaag GTCACCATTACACCCTAACCCACAACAATGAGGACTTGCCAGAGAGCTCCATGGGTATGGACGTCAGCGGGGCCACCCTGGGCATCATCGGTATGGGGAGGATAGGATACAAGGTGGCCAGGAGGGCCCAGGCGTTTGATATGAAGATCCTCTATCATAACAGGAACCGCAGGTG gaaagaggaagagagagcagtggGAGCGATGTACTGTGCCAACATGGAGGATCTGCTCCAGCAGTCCGACtttgtgatggtggtggtgaacCTGTCACCTGCCACCCAGAAACTGATCGGTGCCAAGGAACTAGCCATGATGAAACCTACCAGCACTCTCATCAACATCAGTAGAG GCCTCGTTGTAGACCAAGATGCGTTGGTGGAAGCCCTCCAGAAGAAAGTGATCCGAGCCGCTGCACTGGATGTGACTTATCCtgaacccctaccaat AGGCCACCCCCTTGCTGCTCTTCCAAACGTCATCATCCTGCCCCACATAGGGACCAACTCCGTTGAGACGACGCAGATAATGGTGGAGAAGATGGTGACCAACGCCCTGGCAGTACTAGGAGGGAACCATCCTCCTGATGAGGTCAAGGTGTAG
- the zgc:136493 gene encoding putative 2-hydroxyacid dehydrogenase SE_1879 isoform X3, protein MFHLIHRLKTPLLSFGGTRTISQRINMEKPCILATTFGAPGGIYKCFAPVVEKHFTIIPYETFLLDQKNLSEQVKAVFVWGVALNVDRGLMQSLPNLKVVVNGGVGVNHLDIPMINSFGVKVCNTPHVVDNATADIGMGLMLASARKIVEGHHYTLTHNNEDLPESSMGMDVSGATLGIIGMGRIGYKVARRAQAFDMKILYHNRNRRWKEEERAVGAMYCANMEDLLQQSDFVMVVVNLSPATQKLIGAKELAMMKPTSTLINISRGLVVDQDALVEALQKKVIRAAALDVTYPEPLPMLD, encoded by the exons ATGTTCCATTTGATACACAGATTGAAGACTCCACTGCTGTCATTTGGAGGAACGCGCACAATATCCCAACGG ATCAACATGGAGAAGCCCTGCATACTGGCCACTACCTTCGGAGCACCTGGAGGCATCTACAAATGCTTTGCACCTGTTGTGGAGAAACACTTCACCATTATCCCATATGAGACATTCCTGCTAGACCAGAAGAATCTGTCAGAACAGGTCAAAGCAGTGTTTGTATGGGGCGTTGCCCTGAACGTTGACAGAGGTCTGATGCAGTCTCTGCCTAACCTCAAGGTGGTGGTTAACGGAGGGGTGGGAGTGAACCATCTGGACATACCCATGATCAACAGCTTTGGGGTGAAGGTGTGCAACACCCCTCATGTTGTTGACAACGCCACTGCCGACATCGGGATGGGTTTGATGCTGGCGTCTGCAAGGAAGATCGTAgaag GTCACCATTACACCCTAACCCACAACAATGAGGACTTGCCAGAGAGCTCCATGGGTATGGACGTCAGCGGGGCCACCCTGGGCATCATCGGTATGGGGAGGATAGGATACAAGGTGGCCAGGAGGGCCCAGGCGTTTGATATGAAGATCCTCTATCATAACAGGAACCGCAGGTG gaaagaggaagagagagcagtggGAGCGATGTACTGTGCCAACATGGAGGATCTGCTCCAGCAGTCCGACtttgtgatggtggtggtgaacCTGTCACCTGCCACCCAGAAACTGATCGGTGCCAAGGAACTAGCCATGATGAAACCTACCAGCACTCTCATCAACATCAGTAGAG GCCTCGTTGTAGACCAAGATGCGTTGGTGGAAGCCCTCCAGAAGAAAGTGATCCGAGCCGCTGCACTGGATGTGACTTATCCtgaacccctaccaatgttagactga